The following nucleotide sequence is from Stigmatopora nigra isolate UIUO_SnigA chromosome 20, RoL_Snig_1.1, whole genome shotgun sequence.
CCTTATTatgaaatgttttaccacaaactgagcacaaaaatgttttttcacctgtgtggattcttgtgtgttttcttaaatcttgcttttgagaaaaggctttaccacaaactgaacacgagaatggcttttcacccgtgtggattcttgtgtgtTTTCTTAAATCTTGCTTTCTAGAATaggctttaccgcaaactgaacacaagaatggcttttcacctgtgtgtgttcttgcatgaccaattaagctttccttgtgtgtaaatgttttaccacaaactgaacacaaaaatggcttttcacctgtgtgtgttctagCATGTCTAATTAAGATTCCCTTTTGTGtgaatgtctgaccacaaactgtgcacgaaaagggtttttcaccagtgtggactCTTATGTGGTTCGTTAACGTTCCCtttattgtaaatgttttaccacaaactgagcacggaaatggtttttcacctgtgtggattcttgtgtgtttttttaaatctagcttttgagaaaatgctttaccacaaactgaacacggaaatggtttttcaccagtgtgggttcttgtgtgtttttgtaaatcttgcttttgagaaaaggctttactgcaaactaaACACGAGAATGGCTTTTCAcccgtgtgtgttcttgcatgcctAATTAAGCTTcccttgtgtgtgaatgtttgaccacaaactgcaCACGAAAATCGTTTtacaccagtgtgggttcttgtgtgtctttttaagtgTCCCTTCCGTGGAAATATctgaccgcaaactgaacaagaaaatggcttttcacctgtgtgggtccTTGTGTGAAGATTTAAGTGATCTTTCCGTGTAAATatctgaccacaaactgaacacaaaaatgttttttcaccagtgtgagttCTTGTGTGAAGATTTAAGTAATCTTTGAAAGGCTCACTAGTTGACCCG
It contains:
- the LOC144213455 gene encoding uncharacterized protein LOC144213455 isoform X1, translating into MGSSQHNAREKNLHRLGLRNDLGADGQESVDHEGEVGLPQIKEEEPEFRQQQMGDGQFLIKKEEDHFTWSAGESVKRDDLGMTSEGTASASAWPQIKEEEPEFSQQCKREEQPPIKKEEQNVTGSTSEPFKDYLNLHTRTHTGEKTFLCSVCGQIFTRKDHLNLHTRTHTGEKPFSCSVCGQIFPRKGHLKRHTRTHTGVKRFSCAVCGQTFTHKGSLIRHARTHTGEKPFSCLVCSKAFSQKQDLQKHTRTHTGEKPFPCSVCGKAFSQKLDLKKHTRIHTGEKPFPCSVCGKTFTIKGTLTNHIRVHTGEKPFSCTVCGQTFTQKGILIRHARTHTGEKPFLCSVCGKTFTHKESLIGHARTHTGEKPFLCSVCGKAYSRKQDLRKHTRIHTGEKPFSCSVCGKAFSQKQDLRKHTRIHTGEKTFLCSVCGKTFHNKGILTNHIRVHTGEKPFSCSVCGQAFKWKGNLISHTRTHTGEKPFSC
- the LOC144213455 gene encoding uncharacterized protein LOC144213455 isoform X2, whose product is MGDGQFLIKKEEDHFTWSAGESVKRDDLGMTSEGTASASAWPQIKEEEPEFSQQCKREEQPPIKKEEQNVTGSTSEPFKDYLNLHTRTHTGEKTFLCSVCGQIFTRKDHLNLHTRTHTGEKPFSCSVCGQIFPRKGHLKRHTRTHTGVKRFSCAVCGQTFTHKGSLIRHARTHTGEKPFSCLVCSKAFSQKQDLQKHTRTHTGEKPFPCSVCGKAFSQKLDLKKHTRIHTGEKPFPCSVCGKTFTIKGTLTNHIRVHTGEKPFSCTVCGQTFTQKGILIRHARTHTGEKPFLCSVCGKTFTHKESLIGHARTHTGEKPFLCSVCGKAYSRKQDLRKHTRIHTGEKPFSCSVCGKAFSQKQDLRKHTRIHTGEKTFLCSVCGKTFHNKGILTNHIRVHTGEKPFSCSVCGQAFKWKGNLISHTRTHTGEKPFSC